TGGAAAATACACACATAAATACACAATGTTTTGTGATTTGCGCGTGCACATAAACACACCCAGTAGGTATATATCACATaacagcaggccttgaattcaacaggagctcacaggagcacagctcctgaacctttgagggttccccctcctccccatctaccttgtccattgaacagtaggtgcagctgcataacaatccctggattaggagagcaggcagccaccagccagccagccacacccccagcagccctcattaacccctggagaagcccacgctaccctttctcatgtgattttgggtggcaggtggcttgctggccttttgagtgggggagggcaaggagagccccaggtgagcgaggcctgcttgggctggatggaTTTCTAAACAGCACAAGCAGgcctcgcccagggctctcctttcttgcatcgggttgcttttggctggtgtgggggtggcatatgctaatgagttaagctaatgagctccaccacctattttcctacaaaatgacccctgcataacaACACTGTTCAAACTGGGTCTGATCAGAGGAGCTGTTCCAGGGCCATTACTCCTGCTCTGTTTTAGCATTTGGCGATGCCTCTTATGGAAATGACAGCAGCTTGGGCAAAAGAAACCTTTCCGTTTGGTCACATAACAGTTGTTTGTGCCAAGTCTAGCCTCTTAAGAAGCCGCCAGGTCTTCAAATGTAGATCACGTCTGTTTTATGCTGCTGAACCTGTGTAGAAAACAATCACAATCTGAGGGGAAAGGAAGTTATTTCTACCTTTGAAAGGTAGAACACCTGGTTTGGGAACTGAGACAATACAAACATTTTCCAAATTCACAGGTAAACTAGAGATGCACAGTTTCTGGAAATTTTTAAGTCACAGGAATTTACTGGATTTTACAACATAACtggatcttggaggttttttgccatcttccaggcACTGGAGTgtgggaggtagttgtgaatttcctgcattgtgcaggaggttggactagatgaccctagaagtacCTTCCAACTATAATTCTTGAATTATAGTAAATAACAAAACATTATAATAACTCAAAAATGGAAAATATTATGCCAAAATATTATAAATACTACTTAATAAACTGCATAATTTATAAATTAACTGGCATATAAAATTATACTATTAGGTGTATTTATAGAATTTAAAGTAGACAACTTTATTTTGTACTAGAAAAACTGCAACTGTTCCCAGTATTTGAGAAAGAGCTGCAAACTGCTGCATCCTATGCTATTACAGCGCTTGTATCTTAATTTTCACCATTGTTAGAGgtacagaaaaataaaaacacattCTAATCTGTAGTAAACATGTGTATCATTTGGACAGAAATATTCTCATGCAGTCACAATAGGCAGGGCTGCCAGCATTTAGATATTAAGTTGAACTATAGGACTGAAAACACAACTCTTTAataatgtattaacattaaaagcATTATCACAATTTAATTGAAGCCAATATTGTATTTAAACAAAttcaagcaccagtagttttcaactctggagtgacgctgctttcacaacgttttcacgacagacctttttacggggtggtttgccattgccttccctggtcattacactttcccccagcaagctgggtactcattttaccgacctcaaaaggatggaaggctgagtcaacctggagctggctacctgaatcagtttccactggaatcgaactcaggtcatgagcagagggttctgactaCAATACTGGAGCTTTActgctctgcaccacggggctcagagtggcctacagtaTACGTACATATCATGGGCCTACAGTATACTTAGGAGTAAAATGTTATTCATTCCAAAAGGGCAAAAAGGAGGGATTTTAGTCCTTCCTCAAATTTTGCCATTTTCCCTTGGCTTTCACATCTCCAAAGCAAACTTAAGAATTGGGGACAGGTTATATAGTTCTGGCCTTACCAACTCAAAAGATAACATCTGGAAATTTGGGAAGTAGAATGCTGGAGTCAAGGGGCCTCAATCTGGCCATCAGATAATTCttgtgaaaaaaaataaaaggttaCTGGGGtgagggcttacagggctcttctcacctCCAACGTCCTAATCCAGACTTTTAAaattggtgtttggggggggggggcagagaaataGAGGATAAATGTTATTTGGGCTGAGGCTTGATCCCCTAGCCTGGAACACTGACTGGTGAACGTCTTTTTgaattggaatttttaaaaagctagttACCTTAATTTGCTTTCTGGTTCCTGTCCCCACGTTTTCGGCAACAAACGGATCTGTCTGAAGGGAAGGTTTTTCTATTGGCGTTCCAAGTAAGGTGTTGTCATCTACATTTAACGGATGCATCAAGAAAGGCCGCTGAAGACTGTCTAGAAGGTCTGCCTCAAAGGCTTCGATCCACAAAGGGGTCTTGAAAGAACACATcaaccagaagttagctttgtgCCAACTCAAAGTGCATCCACATTACAAACCTGAACTGGTATGAAGCCACTTTAACTGTCATggctccatttcccccctccccaaaagagtCCTGGGGAGGCAGTAAGAGGTCTTCATATGATCAGAAAATCATTGCTACCCTTGGCTCCAGGGGAGTCCTGGAGGCATCTGACCGGCCACTATTGAAAGCACATACTCAATTAGATgggcccttggtctgatccagtactGACTGCCTTTATGCATTATTGATTGCCTTTATACTTATAAAAAATAAGTTAGCTTGACTGCATTTCAACCTTGTACATTTTCCGGGAAGACCGGTCCAAGGACCCAAGCAATTCATTCCAGCGTGAGAGAAGCCCAGCCTGTTTCTCTTCAAGTTTTAGAGCATGGATTTCTGACTTGAGCTCTTTTAGCCGATCTTCAAACTTCCGGCTCTTATCAAGGTAATCTAACCTGTTGGGCACAGAAAAGAAACTTAAGGAATGAATGAATATAAATATCAGGATCAAGTATACCCTATACATCATCAGGTATGCTgcacacatttttattttttttattatttattaataattaaaatattgttttaactATGGTTAGTTTCTGAAACTGGGGTTCATCTTTCTCTCAGTAGCCTCAGAGGGAAACACCACAGAGCGAGTCAGAATGTCTGAATTTATACAAAACATGAAACAGATTCATAACTCAATTTCATATCGTTGTCTGTTGGACTGAACTAATCACAACTAGTGGTGTGGCCCACATTCAGGCAATCACACTAATCTTGGCTACTTCAACCATGGTTTTATGTGCTGTTTGAGCTGAGCCACCTCTAGGACAAACACTCCCAAGGCAACTGTTAGTGTATCTTGTGTCGATTATACAATAAACTTTCTGGTGAGCTCATTACCACCCCAACAGTGGAGGCTGCCcattgcatctctgcatgatCTTCTGCCTCCTTCataccagcttcctctggggcaGGTAATTCTTTTGTAATTTTTGCATTAAAAGGGATTTATGCATTCAATCACTCGCTCTTCTTGGCACATGGTTTCCAGGActtcctttttttcctccacTGCATGGTTTTGAGCTCCTCCCTCTTCTGCTACTAGATGACACTCCTACCTCTCCCTTTCAATCTCCAAGGAGAGCCTCTTCAAGTCAATATCTCTTAAATCCGACTTCACACCTCCTTTGTCAGCACTGGCATCTCTGGTGTCAGCCAAGGAGGACGGGGAGCACTTAGtggcatgcagagaaaggcagaaagaaaggGGCATTGTTATTTGTTTATGACTTTTACATACTGCTTTTTGGTTAAGGTGGGGAGcggagagctcttccagaattgTTCACAATAAAGAATTAAAATCAATattgaaacaaaaacaacaataaattGCCACATAAAAAGCAAGCCCAAAGCTTGATAGTTTACCTGGAATCCAAGCCTCCAAAGGCCAggctaaattttaaaaatgctattgCAACACAGCAAGCACACACCTTGGGGAAGTACATGCCAAAGATCCAGGGATCACAAGAAATGCCTACTGGACCAGATCAAAAGCTCTACCTAGTCCAACATCTGTGTTGTCCACAGAGGCTGGCCGGACACCTTCAGGAATCCCAGAAACAAGATATGAATGTGACAGCCTTCCCCTCTGCCACTATTACTAGTACGGTTACTAACATCTAGCATGGACAGGTATAttgcctctaaacatggagggTCCATTTAAACTCTATGGCTTGTAATCGTTGATAGATCTTCTATAGATAGGCATTTTGGTGTCTCAAGCACTGAGGTAGAGACATTGCATCTCAGCGTCAAGCAGAAACACTGCAAGAGTTCCCAAGGTTTCAGGTCGTTTCCTGGAATCTTTACTGTCCTTGCAGTTGTGACCTCCCACAAATATCAGATAGCTTACACCAGCATAGGAGCTACTACCTGAAATTGGTTTAATCATCCTTCCTCCAACATATCCTCAAAACTTGGATTATTTTAGCAGAGACTGATTGATTTAGCACACCTCCAAAAAAGAACTCAAAGGCAGTTTACATTTTCCACTTAAAACCATGAATCCACATGAAGCTATCTCatagtgaatcagacctttggcccatcaaggacagtattgtctactcagattggcagcagctctccagggtctcagactgaggtctttcacatcacctgttgccttgtgctgttaactggagatgtcagagacTGAACCAGGGACTTACATGTAaagcagggctcttctactgagccataACACCTCCcctaataaaataaaagaaccacATGATATTTTTGTCCACTATCACACACCCAGACTGCATTGGATATATTTAGATCCTTCCCTGAATGGCATTATTAGTTATTATTTTATCACAATAGACTAATGTGGCTATCCCAGTGGAATGTATTTCTCAGGGTTTTAAAGCCAAGGAACCTTGACAGTTAAGCAAACTTTAAAGCTGGTTTACTTTTTGAAGAAGGAaaattgaagaattgcagatttataccccacccttctctctgaatcagagactcagagcagcttacaatctcctatatcttctccccccacaacagacaccctgtgaggtggggggctgagagggctctcactgcagctgccctttcaaggacaacccctgcgatagctatggctaacccaaggccattccagcagctgcaagtggagaagtgcggaatcaaacccggttctcccagataagagtccacacacttaaccaccacaccaaactggctctcttttctaGTACAGATGTGCTGCAGACTTACTGGAAGATGATTAACCTTGTTGACATCTAGAAGTTTCTGCTTGACCTTTTCTTCAGCTTCCCTGGCTTCCTGCAGGTCTTGTTTCAAATGCTCGGTTTCTTTGGCCCTGCCAAACCAAACCACTGCCATGAACATACAGGCCCTTGACTACAAATACACAACCATTTCTTAAACCAGAGGGCTGAACTTGTGACCAATGACTCCGAGGCCAGAGGCAAATATGATTCAGTACAGAACCAAATGTAttgcttaaaaaaataaaatgagatCTAAGGGTAGGTGGAATACTAGAATCATTGATATGCCAAGGAAATGGCAGGCAAATGTTTTCATGGGACTAGTGGGCTTCTTGGAGATACTTAGCAAAATGGAAGCAAAAGAGGTGAATAGCTGCCAGTTATGCAAGTGCAAACCATGCACAGATGCATACCAGTGCACTAAAACAATCATGCAGGGTGCTCCTGGATATGTTTATTACTCATTGTGAGGCCTGCTTCCTAACAGAGAACTATAAAAACATTATAGGTTATTTATCAATATGTCAATTATCAGTAACATTAAGTGGTTTTGCTCTGAATTTTGATGTAATTTGACCATTTAATTAGAAAAGGTGGCTGGcctatgttaataataataataataataataataataataataataataataataataataataataataataataataataataataataataaatttattcttatatcccgccctcccccgccaaggcaggctcagggcagctcacagaacatggtataccatgattacaataaaatacaatcattactataaaaggcagttaaaatataattacaTTACATTCATCAGTTAAGTTAAATACACATTAAAATATTATAAATTATagattaaagtgctacagttcgaTATATGCATAGGATGGCTTGTCTATGTTGTAGACAATCCAGCCAAAATTGCCATAAGTCTTACTATGGATGGGACCAATCTGCTGATAaattaaagttcatcatgaattttgagCAGTTAGTGGATCACAAAACGATGTTTGCGAACTGAAAAGCCACCATgaccttccacaaattttgatgcagtttttgGCAGTGCGTGGAGACCAGAAAAGAGGCGTTTAAAAGACTCCCAagacatttaaacccctgctctttatgaaaaacagctgaaaaacagccatgaaccaaaccacaaaaatggagtttgtgcccatccctaaatctTGCCTCAGTTATTTAGTATAAACTACTGTAGGGGTGGGAAGGTGAAGGTGCAGTGAAAAAACAAATGCAGAGCTCTTTCACATGCACatgctaggaaaggaaaggtcccctgtgcaagcaccagtcatttccgactctggggtgatgttgctttcacaacattttcatggcagacttttacggggtggtttgtcattgccttccccagtcttttacactttccccccagcaagctgggtactcattttactgaccatggaaggatggaaggctgagtcaatcttgggctggctaccttaatccagcttctgccggaatcgaactcaggttgtgagcagagagttcagaccccaATTATATTCTCAGTCATTAACTGTGAAAACAGTTTAACTGGCAAAGTTTTCATCTTGTAAAAAGAAATCTGTGACTGTACCTTTTCCCTTTTCATTGTTTGGGAATTATTTTAATCTGCCAGCACCCAACTGGCACACAATCTGCCCCCACAGAGCTTTGTCAGTGCTCAAAGtgcccagtgcgatgacatcacccagaagtgatatcatcgcaccgggacactctagcatttgggtacaaaactctatggcaccacagaGTTTTTTACCCAgtactagagcatccccacacaatGTGCCCTGCTTGATGACCTCACTTCCGGGAGACATCTTTGCATGTGTGAGAGGAATCCCCCTTGCCAGCTGCCagtaagatctggcaaccctagacctctgCAGTCTGAAAGTAAGCTGTAATTCCATGAGACCCCCAGGTCTccccagaggctggcatccctacctgcgGTCCGACTCTTTCACCAGCTGCATGGCAATGAGCTCTGCCTCCCGCATCTTGTGCTCCATCAGGCGCTTCTCCTCCTTGGTCTTCCgggctgccagctccagcctTTGGCGTTCCTGCTCAGCCTCGGCAGCATTCTGAGCCAGCAGCTTCGCCTCGTCCTCCGCAATTTGGGCCTTCTCAGCCAACAGCTCTGCAGCTGCCTCTGAACGGCGCTGAAGAGGGATTAAAATGGGACAGTCTAAACCAATCttgagattttctttttttaaaaaaatgctttcaaCATCTATGGTATTTGGGAATTgttacttaaaaaaaatgattttaacTTTTCAGAATTTGACCTCAAGGCAGGAATGACAgcttccagtttgggaaattagtgaagatttggggtggagtGTGGGGAGAGGATGGACCTCAGTGATGTATAAatgtcagagtccaccctccaaaattgcCATTTCCTTCAAGGGAACTAGTCTTTGTAATCTAGAGATCCGGGAGATTGCCAGGCCCCAACCTGGAAACAAGCAACACTACACCTGGAAACAAGGCTGAAGAATAGCATAGATGGCAACCAGCTAACTgaacagctcatctccagtcaGCAAATGCACTCTGGCTTCCAGTTATCGCAGGCTCCAACCAACTCAGAGCACCTCCAAGGCCGAGTCACCATGGCAACCCCTGCTGCCCAGCTTCAGTAAGGCTCACCAGGGCCTCGTTGGCTTGCCTGGCTTCATCTTCCACCTCAAACAGGCGCCTTTCCAGCTCTTCCTTGGCTCGCTCAGCCTCTTCACGCAGCTGCTTCTCCCTCGCAAGCCGCTGGTGCTCCATCTGCAAAATTGTAACATTCAATAGTCAGGCATAGCCAGGAGCCGCATCCCAGTTTAAGAAAGATGCTCTTGTGAGTGTAACATTTTGTAGGTAAGCTTTTGCTTTCCCAGCATCATGTTTACAACAATCCTTGGCTAAGGGACTAGTCTGCTGGAATCTGCTATTTACAAGGAACAATCAAGTCTTCATTATCATCCACCTCAGTCTCTACAGCAACCAACCTCCAAGTAGGTCCTGGAGATCATGtggaattagggatgccagcctccaggtgagacctgagggtcccctggaattacagctcatttccagattacagagatcagttccccaggagaaaatggatgctttgaagggtggactctagggcattgtacatTACTGAGGCCCCTgttctcagactccacccccaaatctctaggagttcccctatctggagctagcaaccctacatcTCAGCCAGCAgcccaggacctggcaaccctacctggaattacaactgatctctgcaaaagctcagctaccctggagaaaatggctgctttggagagtggactctaaggcattatagCCCACTaagatccctccccttcccagaccccacccccaaacatccAAGAATGTTGCAGCtccgagctggcaaccctagcctcccaACCCTGCAAGCTGATCAAGAGCTCTGTGACTGggaaagcattttcagcagctgTGGAGCCAACTTTTCTCCCAGAGTCACCTTCTTTCTCGCCTTCTCTTCCCTGGCTTGAGCTTTCATTTGCTGGATCTCAATGGGGTctactctcctcctcctcatgaacAAGTCGTGGTTTCCAATGAAAAGCTGCATGATCTGCAGGAAGAAAACAGGAGTGTTTTTGTTGGGCCGCAGCAAAGGTCCAAGGTTGGGCTTCCAGCAGACGTCACACAGATGTTTCTGGGAAGCCTACAAGCAGGGCCCAAAGTACATGGACATTCAATTTCTCCAGTGACCCCTATTGTCTTGCAGACAGTTAAAGATGCTGGGGATGCCCTAACAAAGCCCTGAAGTACTAGGGTCAGCCTATCCAAAAGAACACTACAACCCCTATATTTCATCAAGGCGTgtgttttgtttaatttatttatgatttatatcccgcccttcccaccaaggtggctcagggcggctcacaacacatgaaatCCAACATAACAATATTCAGTTTaggcatttacacaattaaaaacatttaaaatataaaaacattaaaacaacaattaaaacaacacagaagtctaatagagctacatttagtttcctatgccggttagttataggccagccggaagagggttgtcttacaggccctgcggaactgagcaaggtccctcagggccctcacctcttccggcagctggttccaccaggaaggggccattacagagaaagctctatccctggtagattgcaggcgggcttcctttggcccggggataacgagaagattttgggttcccgatctcagcactctctggggaacatgtggggagagacggtccttcaggtaggcaggtcctaggccatatagggctttaaaggtgatgaccagcaccttgtaccggaagggttaagtcacttctgacttatggcaatcccataaattaatgacctccaaaacattctatcgttaacaaccttgctcagtgATTGCAAACTGGGGACCATGACTTCCTTTATTGAGACAATCCctctcatgctgggtcttcctctttgcctgctgccttcaacttttcctagcacgaTTGTCTTTTCATCAGACATGCAGAGAGGCATCTTGGTGGCTGCCTCTCTGCCCTGGAATTCCCTCCCCCTGAAGACTCGCCAAAGTCTCTGCAAAGATTGCTTTGTTCAAATTGGCTTTCAGGTGTccagggggaagaagataagacTGGGGTGATTTGGAATATCAGGGAGTTATGGAATTACACAAGCTGCTCCAAGTCCTTGGGATGCAATGGGCTATAAATTAAATCAAGTGAAATACAATTTCAAAAAAGAATTAACTTT
The Heteronotia binoei isolate CCM8104 ecotype False Entrance Well chromosome 18, APGP_CSIRO_Hbin_v1, whole genome shotgun sequence genome window above contains:
- the LOC132587390 gene encoding merlin-like isoform X1, which produces MSITGLKRKQPKTFKVKVITMDAEMEFSCEVKWKGKDLFDQVCCALGLRETWFFGLQYSIKGIITWLKMDKKVLDQEIPKEDPVCFRFLAKFYPEKVEEELLQEITQHLFFLQVKKQILDEEIYCSPEATILLASYAVQAKYGDYDPELHKPGFLAQEELLPKSVLRQYQMTPDMWEDRIAAWYAGHRGIARYEAEMNYLKIAQDLAMYGVNYFPIVQKKNHMDFLLGVDAKGIHVYSINNRFSPNKSFKWSSIRNISYSEKELTIKPIDKKAEVFKFFSSQPKVNKLIMQLFIGNHDLFMRRRRVDPIEIQQMKAQAREEKARKKMEHQRLAREKQLREEAERAKEELERRLFEVEDEARQANEALRRSEAAAELLAEKAQIAEDEAKLLAQNAAEAEQERQRLELAARKTKEEKRLMEHKMREAELIAMQLVKESDRRAKETEHLKQDLQEAREAEEKVKQKLLDVNKVNHLPCSPSSLADTRDASADKGGVKSDLRDIDLKRLSLEIERERLDYLDKSRKFEDRLKELKSEIHALKLEEKQAGLLSRWNELLGSLDRSSRKMYKTPLWIEAFEADLLDSLQRPFLMHPLNVDDNTLLGTPIEKPSLQTDPFVAENVGTGTRKQIKVQQHKTDVIYI
- the LOC132587390 gene encoding merlin-like isoform X2 translates to MSITGLKRKQPKTFKVKVITMDAEMEFSCEVKWKGKDLFDQVCCALGLRETWFFGLQYSIKGIITWLKMDKKVLDQEIPKEDPVCFRFLAKFYPEKVEEELLQEITQHLFFLQVKKQILDEEIYCSPEATILLASYAVQAKYGDYDPELHKPGFLAQEELLPKSVLRQYQMTPDMWEDRIAAWYAGHRGIARYEAEMNYLKIAQDLAMYGVNYFPIVQKKNHMDFLLGVDAKGIHVYSINNRFSPNKSFKWSSIRNISYSEKELTIKPIDKKAEVFKFFSSQPKVNKLIMQLFIGNHDLFMRRRRVDPIEIQQMKAQAREEKARKKMEHQRLAREKQLREEAERAKEELERRLFEVEDEARQANEALRRSEAAAELLAEKAQIAEDEAKLLAQNAAEAEQERQRLELAARKTKEEKRLMEHKMREAELIAMQLVKESDRRAKETEHLKQDLQEAREAEEKVKQKLLDVNKVNHLPCSPSSLADTRDASADKGGVKSDLRDIDLKRLSLEIERERLDYLDKSRKFEDRLKELKSEIHALKLEEKQAGLLSRWNELLGSLDRSSRKIPLCGSKPLRQTF